The Trachemys scripta elegans isolate TJP31775 chromosome 20, CAS_Tse_1.0, whole genome shotgun sequence genomic sequence ccctttgggaggctgctccagaacttcactcctctgatggttagagaccttcacctaatttcaagcctaaacttgttgatggccagttcatatccatttgttctggggtccacattggtgcttaatttaaataactcctctccctccctggtatttatccctctgatgtatttatagggaACAttcatatctctcctcagccttctattggttaggctaaacaagccacgctctttgagtctcctaaggtaggttttccattcctcagatcatcctagtaacccttctctgtacctgttccagtttgaattagtcttttttaaacatgggagacttgaactgcacacaggattccagatgaggtctcaccagtgccttgtataatggtactaacacttccctgtctctagtGGAAATATCTTGCCTGAAACACCCCaggaccacattagctttttccacagccGCATCACATTGATGGTTCATTCATCCAGGTCTTTCTCCCCCTCGGTCACTTCCAACTGAcacatccccagcttatagcaaacattcttgttgttagtccctaagtacTTGCACTTTGCCctattaaatatcatcccatttctattactccagtttacaaggtcatccagctcttcttgtatgatattctgatcctcctcGGTATCAGCGATACCTCCCAACTTTGggtcatctgcatattttattagcacacgcccactttttgtgccaacgtCAATAATACAAACGTTTAATAAGATTgttcccaagactgatccctgaagaACTCAACTGGTAACCACCCtctagcctgacagttcacctttcagtatgacttgtggtagtcttccctttaaccagttccttacccacctttcagttctcatatgaATCCCCATCCTATCCAATTTAATTAATTTCTCACGTGGAACGGCATCATaggctttactgaaatccaggtagattagatctactgcatttcttttgtctaaaaaaatcagttctcttctcaaagaaagacaTGAGTAACTTTGTTACCgcctcttgaatacaacaattgaaacaattgtagaaaaatctataaTTATTTTCTATCATTTAGGCTACTTTTCccagttcaccaagcttggaacagatcatttaactttaggaaacCTCCTAACACCCTTTTCTTATCTTAATCCGCTGTTAATCACTCTCTttataaatgacaggtttcagagtagcagccgtgttagtctgtatccgcaaaaagaacaggagtacttgtgacaccttagagactaacaaatttattagagctgtagtccacgaaagcttatgctctaataaatttgttagtctctaaagtgccacaagtactcctgttctctttataaacaaaattctgagTCCTGGACCCTGCCTCAGGGCACAAGCTGGGAGCAGCTCAtctcctgtctcctctgcagcactcactgcattGCACACTCAGgatgcctgcctgaggcttgcagtttgggggggcaaaGCCCTCCATgaccccccaaactccacctgtGGCCGCTGTGCTCGTGTTTGCTCCGAGTCTTATGCTTCTAGGCTCTGCTGGGAGTTCAGTGCTTAGATGCTAGCTGGATGAATAGAGGAGCGTGTGTGGAGATGGATAGCTAGAGGGGCTGTATGGAGACAGGAGTGGGTGGCTGGATGGCTGATTGGAGGGGTGTGGATGGAGAGATAGCTGGAGGGGTATTTCTGGAGCTGGCTGGCTGGATAGATCAATAGAGGggatgggtggagggggagatAGATAGGTGGAGGCGTGGGCATAGGGATAGATGGAACTTCTCTGGAGTTTGAGGGGGGCCGGCTGGCTCCTCCTACCCAGCAAGGGGTGCTGGGGCCAGGTTGACGACACAGCTTTACGAGGAGCTCCTAATCAGTGTCAGTCCCCCGCCCAGCTCAGGACTCTGACCCCCTTTCAGGCACACCGCCCACGCCTCCCCTCTAACCCTGCCCCCTCTTGTCTTCCAGTGGTGCCGCGATGAACAATTGGACGGCCAGGCTGGAGGCGACGGAGGCACCCCTGGGCGCTGCCCGCGGGGAGTGTGAGCCGAGTGACCCAGTGCAGTTTGTGCTGGTGCCCCTGGTGTACTGCCTGGTGCTCTGTGTGGGGCTGCCTGGCAATCTGGTGGCCCTGGTGGCCTTTCTGCAGAGTGGCCAGGTGAGGAAGGCCATCCGCATCTACCTCATCAACCTCACGCTGGCCGACATCCTCTTCAACCTCACCCTGCCCCTCTGGATTCCCTACTACTTGGCCGGGGGGCACTGGGCCCTCTCGGACGCCACCTGCCGTCTGGCCGGGGCTGCCTACTACATAGCCACCTACAGCGCCATCGCCTTCATGACCCTCATCAGCTTCAATCGCTACTGCACTGTCCGGGTGGCCAGGCTGGACCTGGCTCTGAACCGGCGCCACGGGGCCGTGGCAGCTTGCCTGACGGTCTGGCTGCTGTTCTTGGGCTGTGCCATCCCCTTCCTGGCGGCCCAGCAGACCTGGGCGGGCTCTCGGGGCACCAAGTGCTTTGAGCAGTTGGCGTGGCACAGGAACCTCGCCTACGCCATGGTGGGCTTCTTCGTGGTCTCCTTCCTGGTGGTGCTGGGGGCGTACGCCTCCATCATGAGGTTGCTCTCGGCCACTGCCTCCCAGGGCAGCCACCGCCGGCTGGCCCGGGCCATggtgctggggatgctgctgGTGTTCGTGGTCTGCGTGGCCCCCTATCACCTCACCCTGGCCCCCTGGGTGGCCAGCCAGACGCAGACCCCCGGCTGCAGCCCACCCTCCACTCTGGACATCCTGCACACCCTGAGTGTGGCCCTGCTGAGTCTCAACAGCTGCATCGACCCGCTGATCTACTGCTTCTCCATCAAGTGCTTCCGGGCTGATCTGTGGAGGACGGCGCGCAAGATCGTCCGGTGCCTCCCACTGCCCCTGTCCCCGCTGGAGAGATCCATACCCAACGTCCGGTCCTCCTCCTTCACCTCCTCCTAGTGGGGCCACTGGGAGAATGGCTCATGGCTTAGCTCGGCTCCCTCTCCAGGGGACTGGTCCACCCTGGCACCAGCCTCCAGTGCCTTGGCCCCGTTGTGAGAATCTGAACTCGCCACCAGAGCTCTTCCAGTTGGATGTGGAAGGTCGCCTGGTAACAGTGTCTCCCTGGCCTGATGGGTGGGTGACCAATTGCCCGGTGGGAGCTGGAGATCCGCTCCCTGACACCATGCCCTGTGGCAGGAGGTTGGCAGGAACGGCTCTGCTGGCGAGTCTGAGCCAACCTGCCCGGATGCACCCGGCCCACCTGGATCTCACTTGCTGCCACCCCCAGGCGATCCAGCCCCCAGTGCTCCTCTGGGACATGGGCTTCCCAGGGCTTTGGCTGGATCTGAAGATTCGAGGGATGTGGACGGTGGCACGTCTCCCTCCTCAGCAGTGCTGGCCTTGTTGCCTtcatgctgctgccagggagaaaGGCttctccagggctgctcctgcctgTTTTGGAACTCCTTCTTTGCTCAGCACGGGTGCAGAGCTGGCCCCCATCCTTGCCTTCCTGCTCCTCCAGTGGGTTAAACCCTCCTTGGGC encodes the following:
- the LOC117868308 gene encoding platelet-activating factor receptor-like, with translation MNNWTARLEATEAPLGAARGECEPSDPVQFVLVPLVYCLVLCVGLPGNLVALVAFLQSGQVRKAIRIYLINLTLADILFNLTLPLWIPYYLAGGHWALSDATCRLAGAAYYIATYSAIAFMTLISFNRYCTVRVARLDLALNRRHGAVAACLTVWLLFLGCAIPFLAAQQTWAGSRGTKCFEQLAWHRNLAYAMVGFFVVSFLVVLGAYASIMRLLSATASQGSHRRLARAMVLGMLLVFVVCVAPYHLTLAPWVASQTQTPGCSPPSTLDILHTLSVALLSLNSCIDPLIYCFSIKCFRADLWRTARKIVRCLPLPLSPLERSIPNVRSSSFTSS